A window from Telopea speciosissima isolate NSW1024214 ecotype Mountain lineage chromosome 8, Tspe_v1, whole genome shotgun sequence encodes these proteins:
- the LOC122672458 gene encoding uncharacterized protein LOC122672458, producing the protein MSSQQSYLPKIVKLDFPRYNGGDDTITWIYRVEQFFAFHQTPEEERVALASFHLEGEAQLWYQLYKQSDGGVTWADFCEGLHARFGLTPFQDFFGELAKLQQTSSVRDYQAKFERILSKVGQLPPNRQISCFVSGLRDNIKVDVLAAQPATLSSAIGLARLFEAKNLSMRRSFPPAEPRKFMVGNKEASNGGNTLPIKRMSIGEMQERRAKGLCYNCNEHFVPGHRCKCGPEEEEETTLVNDVAEEVEEIPEISLHAICGVKTPETMRVVGRLGHVAVTVLVDSGSTHNFLSLKVAKKVGISPTNQQPFEVMVASREKISSPGMCKNVSLNVQGVTIVADFFLLALGGYEAVLGAHWLQTLGPITWDFANLIMKYEVAGKEVTLTRISAGMDKIIEDPTRETRRRKQGLLLHLCSILPTKTEVEPTSAHLHKLLNRFKEIFDEPKGLPPTWLHDHRIPLKANSQPTCVKAYHHPYLKKKGN; encoded by the coding sequence ATGTCGTCGCAGCAATCTTATCTTCCCAAGATAGTCAAGCTGGATTTTCCCCGCTACAATGGTGGAGATGACACAATAACTTGGATCTACCGAGTAGAGCAATTTTTTGCGTTCCATCAAACACCAGAGGAGGAACGGGTTGCCTTGGCATCCTTTCACCTAGAAGGGGAAGCGCAGTTGTGGTACCAGCTCTACAAGCAAAGCGATGGAGGAGTAACATGGGCGGATTTTTGTGAAGGGCTACACGCTCGATTTGGGCTGACTCCATTCCAAGACTTTTTTGGCGAGTTGGCCAAGTTGCAACAAACTAGTTCTGTACGTGATTACCAAGCAAAATTCGAGAGGATTTTATCAAAGGTGGGTCAATTGCCACCTAATCGGCAAATCAGTTGTTTTGTGAGCGGACTCCGCGACAACATCAAGGTTGACGTTCTAGCCGCGCAACCAGCCACACTCTCTAGTGCTATTGGGTTAGCACGGCTGTTCGAGGCTAAGAACCTATCAATGCGAAGAAGTTTTCCACCAGCGGAGCCACGCAAGTTCATGGTAGGCAATAAAGAAGCTTCCAACGGAGGAAACACCTTACCCATTAAGCGTATGTCGATTGGAGAGATGCAAGAGCGGAGGGCAAAGGGGCTCTGTTACAACTGTAACGAGCATTTTGTGCCTGGTCATAGATGCAAGTGTGGcccagaagaggaagaagaaacaacTCTGGTGAACGACGTTGCTGAGGAGGTGGAAGAAATACCAGAGATTTCTTTGCACGCTATTTGTGGGGTGAAAACTCCTGAAACGATGAGAGTGGTAGGAAGGCTTGGCCACGTGGCAGTGACTGTGCTGGTTGACTCTGGGAGTACCCATAATTTTTTGAGTTTAAAGGTAGCAAAAAAAGTGGGGATCTCTCCTACAAATCAGCAACCATTTGAGGTAATGGTGGCTTCTAGAGAGAAGATATCCAGCCCAGGTATGTGCAAAAATGTGTCTTTAAATGTTCAAGGAGTTACAATCGTTGCGGATTTCTTTCTCCTAGCCTTGGGTGGTTATGAAGCTGTGTTGGGTGCCCATTGGTTGCAAACTCTAGGCCCTATTACTTGGGACTTTGCCAACCTTATCATGAAATATGAGGTGGCGGGAAAGGAGGTTACACTCACGAGAATATCAGCAGGAATGGATAAGATTATTGAAGATCCCACTCGTGAAACTAGGAGGAGGAAACAAGGACTCTTGTTACACCTATGCTCAATTCTGCCCACCAAGACTGAGGTGGAACCCACTTCAGCTCACCTACATAAACTCCTCAACCGTTTCAAAGAGATTTTTGATGAGCCAAAAGGATTACCTCCCACTTGGTTACATGACCACCGAATTCCACTCAAAGCCAACTCCCAACCGACATGTGTGAAGGCCTATCATCATccgtatttaaaaaaaaaaggaaattga
- the LOC122670605 gene encoding adenine/guanine permease AZG1: protein METRPRPPRSSMSSITSRLNSFVDNSPIGKRFKLTQRGSTFTTELRAGTATFLTMAYILAVNASILTDSGGTCTVSDCIPLCSDSSISISNCSAANLTVIQPDESCKFDPVNPGYTACLDRVRRDLIVATVASSLIGCVIMGAFANLPLALAPGMGTNAYFAYSVVGFHGSGNVSYRSALAAVFIEGLIFLLISAIGLRTRLAKLVPKPIRISSSAGIGLFLAFIGLQSSQGLGLVSYNSATLVTLGACPVKSQASVAPVITYPNGTVSLLPGGTVSGGILCLHNKMESPTFWLGALGFVIIAYCLVKNIKGAMIYGIVFVTAVSWFRHTQVTVFPDTDSGNSSYQYFKKVIDVHTIKNTAGALSFKGINTGSFWESLVTFLYVDILDTTGTLYSMARFAGFVDSNGDFEGQYFAFISDATSIVVGSLLGTSPVTAFIESSTGIKEGGRTGLTALTVAGFFFLSFFFTPLLASIPAWAVGPPLILVGVLMMKSVVEIEWNDMREAIPAFVTMMLMPMTYSIAYGLVGGIGTYIVLHLWDWGVGFLVMYGIIGNRVEKNKVDESNRFDLQDGERKPSSELQLAV from the coding sequence ATGGAGActcgaccacgaccaccacggTCTTCAATGTCCTCCATAACATCCCGTCTCAACTCCTTCGTCGACAATAGCCCAATTGGAAAACGATTCAAACTCACCCAAAGAGGTTCCACTTTCACAACCGAGCTTCGTGCCGGCACAGCCACCTTCCTAACCATGGCCTACATCCTAGCAGTCAACGCTAGTATCCTCACCGACTCTGGTGGAACCTGCACCGTTTCCGACTGTATCCCCCTCTGCAGCGATAGTTCCATCTCTATCTCCAACTGCTCCGCCGCCAATCTCACCGTAATCCAACCCGACGAGTCATGCAAGTTCGACCCAGTCAACCCAGGTTACACAGCCTGTCTCGACCGAGTTCGACGAGATCTCATCGTCGCCACCGTAGCTTCCTCACTCATCGGTTGTGTAATCATGGGTGCCTTCGCTAACCTGCCCTTAGCTTTAGCTCCTGGTATGGGTACCAACGCTTACTTCGCCTACTCCGTCGTCGGATTCCACGGCTCCGGCAACGTCTCTTATAGATCCGCTTTAGCGGCAGTCTTCATTGAAGGACtaatttttctccttatttctgCAATCGGGTTAAGAACCAGACTCGCTAAACTCGTCCCCAAACCCATCCGAATCTCCTCCTCTGCCGGAATCGGTCTCTTCCTCGCTTTCATTGGTCTTCAAAGTAGCCAAGGCCTTGGCCTCGTCAGTTATAACTCTGCTACACTTGTTACACTCGGTGCTTGCCCCGTTAAGTCACAAGCTTCAGTCGCTCCAGTAATAACGTATCCAAACGGCACCGTTAGTCTATTACCGGGTGGAACCGTATCCGGTGGCATTCTCTGCTTACATAACAAGATGGAAAGCCCAACTTTCTGGCTTGGCGCATTGGGGTTCGTTATAATCGCTTATTGCCTTGTGAAGAACATCAAAGGAGCGATGATATATGGTATAGTATTTGTAACGGCGGTTTCATGGTTCCGTCACACCCAAGTCACCGTGTTCCCCGATACTGACTCGGGCAACTCGTCTTACCAATACTTCAAGAAAGTTATTGACGTTCATACCATCAAGAACACGGCAGGTGCGTTAAGCTTTAAGGGTATAAATACAGGGTCATTTTGGGAGTCTTTGGTTACATTTTTATACGTAGATATACTCGATACGACAGGAACGCTTTACTCGATGGCCCGGTTTGCCGGGTTCGTTGACTCGAACGGTGATTTCGAGGGTCAGTATTTTGCTTTCATATCAGATGCGACGTCGATAGTGGTTGGATCGTTATTGGGGACTTCACCGGTGACGGCGTTTATAGAGTCGTCGACGGGGATAAAGGAAGGTGGAAGGACGGGGTTGACGGCGTTAACGGTGGCggggttttttttcttgtcGTTCTTTTTTACGCCGTTGTTGGCTTCGATACCAGCGTGGGCAGTAGGACCACCGTTGATTTTGGTTGGAGTGTTGATGATGAAATCAGTGGTGGAGATTGAATGGAATGATATGAGAGAGGCGATACCAGCGTTTGTTACGATGATGCTGATGCCTATGACTTATTCGATTGCGTATGGGTTGGTTGGTGGGATTGGAACTTATATTGTTTTGCATTTGTGGGATTGGGGAGTTGGGTTTTTGGTGATGTATGGGATTATTGGGAATAGAGTGGAGAAGAATAAGGTAGATGAGTCAAATCGGTTTGATCTTCAAGATGGGGAGAGGAAGCCATCATCTGAACTTCAATTAGCAGTTTAA